Part of the Aggregatilinea lenta genome, CTCTTCCAGTTCCGGCACGGCGGGCACGTAGGCGTTGGAGGACACCACGTCGTCCAGGAAGCACGTCGCGGTCTCAATCGATTTCCGCAGATGCTCCCAATCAACCTGCCCGTCATCCGTCATGTGGTTGGCAAGGTTGATCGATCCCAGGCAGCAGTTCTCATACGGACCCAAAAACTGTTCGCCGCAAGGATTGGTTGACTCAAGTGTGTATAGATTACTTACAGGGTTATCTCGGTTCGCCGCGTCCAGGAACAACACGCCCGGCTCGCCGTTGTAGTGCGCCTGCTTCACGATCATGTCGAACAGATCGCGTGCGCGGACCGTTTCCCACACCTGCCCGTCACGGGGATTGATCAGGTCAAAATCGCCGTCCTGCTCAACCGCGCGCATGAAGTCGTCGGTGATGCCCACGGAAATATTGAAGTTGGTGATCTGGTTTTCGTCCGTCTTGCAGGTGATGAACTCGCGGATGTCGGGATGGCTGACATTCAGCACGGCCATATTCGCGCCGCGCCGTGACCCTCCCTGCGCGATCTCGCCGAATGCCTGGTCATAGACGCGCAAAAATCCCACCGGGCCCGTCGCCTTGCCGTTCGAGGAACGCACCACGGCCCCCTTGGGGCGCAGGCGGCTGAAGGCAAACCCGTTGCCGCCACCCGTCTGCTGGATCAGCGCGGCGTCGCGCAGCGTTTCGAAGATCCCCGACCCCGTGCGGCCCATGTCGTCGTCAATCGGCAGCACGAAACACGCCGCCAGCTGGCCGAGCGGCGTCCCCGCCCCGGTAAAGGTGGGACTGTTGGGGAAGAAATTCAAGCCTGTCAATAAATCATAATAGCGTCTGGCCGCGGCCTCGACATTCTCCCCATACGCGGCTTCAGCCTTCGCCACGTGGTAGGCCACACGCCAGAACATTTCCTGCTCATTCTCTACCGGCTGACCATCCGCGCCGCGCCGCAAATAGCGCTTGCGCAGCACTGTACGCGCGTTGTCTAAGAGCGGAATTTCGCGCTGGAGGTCGGGCGGCAGCGGCACTTTCTGAAAACCATTCGCACGCGGATCGACGGTCTTGGAAACTTTACCCGCCCTGGCCATACCCCTCTCCTTTACCCCTACATAATGACGATAAACCCAGAACACGTGTGCGCTTTTTCCATGCCGGAGCAAACACACAGCCGAGGTCCTGCGTAAATAGAGCGCGAAGGACCTTGATCGTCGCACTGACGGCGATCAGCTTTGACGTGCTAAACTGCTTGTTACGCTGGCTCTAAACCGCGATCCGGTACGGATGTTGGTGGCTCCGGATCGCTCCCACCCGACGAGGAAGCGGTTGTACGCTCAGACTCCTTCGCCGCTGCAACAGCAGCATCGATCACCAGCTCGATCGGCGACGACTCTGAGGTCCCGTTCCCTGCCTTGACGTTCTGGTCCCCCAAAAGGGTATCCAGCATGTCACGTACGCTGGCCAAGTTATCCAGCCCTAAATAAACAATGGCATAACGAATGTAAGCGATCGGGTCGAGGTTCTTCAGGCCCTCGATCACCATGTCGCCCACAACCCGGCTCGGCACTTCGTCCCGGCCCATGTTCTGTAAATGCGCCTCGATGCGATCGGCCAGGCTGCTGATGCCCGACGCCGCGATAGGGCGCTTGGCGCACGAAATTTGGATGCCTCGAATGAGCTTCTCGCGGTCGTACGCTTCGCGCTCCCCATTGGTCTTGATCAACAGAGGCGTCGAGCGAATGACACGCTCGAACGTGCTGAACCGCCGGCCACAAACTTTGCATTCCCGGCGGCGACGAATCCCCTCAGCCGTACCACGTGAAGTGTCCACAACAAATGAATCATTTTCCGCGTCACAATACGGGCATTTCATTGCGAACTCTCTTCTGCTTTTACCACTATCTGTATGACGATCGATTGTACCAAATTTGAGGAAAAGAAGTTTATCCACCCCTTAACTTATCCCACTTAACCCCCACATCTGGCGGTTATCCCACACACACCGTCCCATATATGGTGGTAACAGGGGTTCAAACTGTAACATGATGACGTACTCTAGTATATAGTACCCGGGTCCTATTTATGTTTCATGTTTGTTTGAAAAAAGGGGTCTGGAGACCAGACGCAGTGCCGCCCAACTCGAGCAGAAAAGGCCACCTCACTCAAGCTGGGCGACAACAGGGTGTCAGGAGATTTTAGGCGTGCATATCCCACCGCAAGACCGGCATCGGGCGCGCGTCTGCGCGTCAGAAGTGGGATATAAACACGGCTAGCGGCGACGCAAAAACGCCGGAATGTCCAGATCGTTCGTGTCGTAGACCCGCGACGTGAATTCCTCATCCACCTTGCGCGAGGCTGGCTGCTGTTGAGGGGACGCGTCGGTTTCCTCGTCCATCACCTCAGGCGCAGCGGGCCGGGCAGGTTCCGCCGGGGTCGCAGGCCGGGCAGCCGGGCGCTGCGTGCCGCCCGCCCCCGTGCGACCGCGTGCATCGACCGGACGCCGCGTGCTGACGCGCGTATGGTCGAAGCCCGTCGCGATCACGGTCATGCGGACTTCGTCGCCCATGTTTTCGTCAATGACAGCACCGAAGATCAGGTTGACATCCGCGTGCGCCGTTTCCTTGATGATGGCTGCCGCTTCGTTGACCTCGAACAGGCTGAGGTCTGGGCCGCCGGTGATGTTGAACAGGATGCCGCGCGCACCATCGATGGTGACGTCGAGCAAGCTGCTGCTGATCGCCTCTTCCGCCGCCGTCCGGGCGCGATCCTCGCCGCTGGCGCGACCCACGGCCATCAGCGCCGCGCCGCCCTCGGACATGATCGTGCGGACGTCCGCGAAGTCGAGGTTGATCAGACCGGGCACCGTGATCAGCTCGGAGATGCCCTGAATACCCTGGCGCAGCACGTCGTCAGCCATACCGAATGCGTCTTGCAGGCTGGCGCGCTTATCGACGATTTGCAGCAGACGGTCGTTAGGGATCACGATCAGGGTATCGACCTGGCTCTTCAGCGCTTCGATCCCCGCCTCTGCGGACTGGATGCGGCGCGCACCTTCGAAGGTAAACGGGCGCGTCACGACGCCGATGGTCAGCGAACCAAGTTCCTTAGCGACCTGGGCCACCACAGGCGCGCCGCCGGTCCCGGTTCCCCCACCCATCCCGCATGTAATGAAGACCATGTCTGCGCCGCGCAGCACTTCGTACAGCTCGTCCGAGCTTTCCTCGGCAGCTTTACGCCCGATTTCGGGATTGCCGCCCGCGCCCAGGCCGCGCGTCAGCTTGTCGCCGATGCGAACCCGCGTTTTGGCCTTGCTTAACAATAGCGCCTGAGCATCTGTATTGATGCCGATAAACTCGACGCCCCCCAGGCCCTCTTCAATCATGCGGTTGACGGCATTGTTCCCGCCACCGCCGATCCCGATTACTTTAATATTGGCAAAATTGTCGCCACCCACCGGCAGTGTATCGGCCATTTACCTACCCTCCTAACGAACCCTCGATGTTTTACGCCGCCGGACGTATGGTGGCCTCACACAAACCGGCGGTTGCTCCACAGTGTCTGGCGTAATGCCGATATTGTACGGCATTTTTAAATGAAAGAAAATCGTTCTATGTTTGATGGTGCTAAGGGTTTAAAACAAGGGGCGTTAAAAATCTGCTTCTCCCCCCTTGATACACAACCCGGTCTAGCCTTCGTCCTCTTCGCCGGGCAGCAGGCGGCTAAACGCGCGCTTGAGCAGGCCGCCAAAGTCCACCCGCGCCTCGCGCGATCCGTTCTTGTGCAGGTTGCGGCGGCGCTCATCTTCAAGATCCATGATCAGGCCCAGTTTGAGCAATCCTACGCTGGTACTGTAGGCGGGACTTTTCAGCGCCTCGACCATGCCGGTGATGTTATCCGGCTGGGCGATCCGCACCGGCACGTTCAGTGTTTCCGCCGCCACCTGGCGCATACCCGGCAGCAGGCTGCTGCCCCCGGTCAGCACGATTCCCGCCCGCAGCAGCGAGTCGTAGCCGCTGCGCTTGGCTTCTTTCATGATCAGCTCGAAGATCTCGGCCACGCGCGCGTTGATAATATGCACCAGATCCGCGCGCTGGACCTTGCTGGGCAGCTCCTCGCCGAACGGCTGAACCGGGAATGCCTCCAGCGGGCTGATCGCCTGCAGGTCGGCATGGCCGTGCTCCAGTTTGACCGCCTCGGCCAGCTCGAACGGCAGGTGCAGGCCGTGCGCGATATCGTTGCTGATGTGCTGCCCGCCCACGGCGATCACCGCCGTGTGCCACACCGCGCCGTCCACGAACATGGCGATGTCAGTCGTACCGCCGCCGATGTCCACCACCATCACCCCGGCTTCGCGCTCGTTTTCGGTCAGGATCGCGTCGCCCGCCGCCAGCGGGTTCAGAATGAAGCGATCGACGTACACCCCTGCCGCCTCGATGCACTTTTCGAGGTTCTGGATGCTGGCCGTCGCCGCCGTGATGATATGCGCTTCGACTTCGAGCCGGAAGCCGAGCATGCCGATTGGACTGCGCAGCCCGGTCTGCTCGTCGAGCGTGTAGTTACGCGGGATCACGTGCAGCACTTCGCGCCCGTGAGGCAAGGACACCGCCCGTGCCGCATCCATCGCGCGCGACAGGTCGTTGTACTGCACGCCGCGCTGGTTGGACACGCCCACCACGCCGGTGCTGTTGACCGACTCGACGTGGCTGCCCGCCAGCGAGACGAACGCTCGGCCAATCTCGTAACCGCTGGTCCGCTCTGCCTTGTGCACCGACGACGAAATCGCGCCGCTGAGGGCGTTCACATCGACGACGGCACCTTTGCGCATCCCGTGCGACGGCTCAATCCCCACGCCCAGCACGTGAATATCGGCTTCACGAACTTCCCCCACAATGGTACACACCTTGGTGGTACCTACGTCAATCCCTACAACCAGTTCGCCCATGACCGCGTCTACTCGTTTTCCCGCCACAACACATTGAGATAAGGCCGGTCCGGCGAACTCACGTCCACCTCACCCGGCTGCAATCCCTGTGCCTTGATCACCTGCTCTTCAATCTGAGCGTATACCAGGAGCTTGGTGTCGATGTTCGACCCGTCGCCGAACCAGATCGTCCAGCCCCCGCCGTGCCGGTAGCCCAGCCCCTTCACCGGGTCGTACAGCAGCACGTTGATGTTCGGATAGCGCTTGCGCAGCAGCAGCGCGCCATCAACCACCGTCTGCGGGATGCGTGACCCCACGCCGATCGGGTCTTCGGTTTCGTCCGCCACGATGCGCAGCAGGTCGGGACGGTCCTCGCGCTGTTTCATCACGATGCCATTCACGTCGACCCACACACGCACGCCCTGTTCCCACGTCAGCACCGGCTCGCGCTCGGTAACCAGGATCTGGACCATATTGGGCGGCCAGCCGACCACCACCTGCGCGTCGGCGATATTGGGCACCTGTTCCAGCCGCTGCGCGACGTCCCCACCGTTGATCCAGAAGACGTGCCGCTGCGCGATGTCGCTGTCACGGAAGATTTCCTCGCGTGAGAGGTATTTCTCCCCACCGATGGCGACCGAGTTCACGAAAAACGCGTCCGCCGTCAAAAACAGGTACAGGACGATCGACAGCCCTAAAACAATCATTCCGGACACGGTACGCCAGCTTAACAGCCGGACCAGAAACAGAGTTCGGCGGCGGTTCGTCACGGCGGGCCGCTGTGCGTCGGCTCGCTGCTGCTTGCGGACGCGGCGCGCCACACGGCGCTCGGTAACACTAACCGAACCCATCGGCTTGGCCTGGGATCGGGGAAGCATGCGCTGGGGTTCGGCCCGGGAATGTCGGTGTGACCTGGACTCACCCACCCGCCGGACGTGTGCCCGGCTGGACGAGTCTCGCCGCGAGCGTCGCAGTCTCGTCTTCAACGATGTTTGCATCACATTGCCAGTCAAGCCCCTGCATCGGACGACGCGGTGACCTGCACGTTCGCTCCCTTGGACAGGTCAGATTGTAAACTACGATGGACGCTTTTCCCACACGTAAACCCACTATAATCCAACAGGCCCATACTGCGCAAGCGCAGACCCAGATACACGTTATATAGGGGCCGTAACCGCTCGAAATCGGTATATATTGGGGTCTCTCGCGGGAAGCCGGGCGTTTACCAGTCGCCGATGCATTCGATTTCAAGCGCCAGCGCGACGCCGAACCGCGCCTCGACAGCGGCCTGGGCGTGCTCGATCAGCGCGCGGTAATCGCTCGCGGTGCCCTGCCCGGTGTGCACGAAGAAGTTGGCATGCACGGGGGAAATCTGCACGCCGCCGATGGCGAAGCCCTTCAGCCCCGCCGCCTCGATCAGGCGTCCGGCATAGTCGCCCGGCGGATTCTTGAAGATGCTGCCCAGGCTGGCGCCTGGGGGCTGGGTCTGCTTGCGGTGCGCCACGAATGCGTCCGCGCGGGCATTGAGCGTCGCCGGATCGTGCCCCGGTTCCAGGGCCAGCGTCACGCCCAGCACGACGTAACGGTCCCGCGCACCCTTGAGCGCGGAATGCCGGTAGGCGTAGTCCATCTGCGCCACGTCCCAGGTGGCCGCGCTCAAATCCGCCGCGTCGAGCAGGGTGACCTCACGCACGATTCCGGCCATGTCACCGCCGTGCGCCCCGGCGTTGTTGACCACCGCCCCGCCGACCGTACCCGGCACGTTGACCGCCCATTCCAGCCCGGCCAGTCCCTGGCTCATGCAGCGCCGTCCCAGCGTGGACAGGTTCATGCCGCTGTCCGCCGTCACGGTCCCGTCCTCCGCAATAGCGAAGTCCCTGGCGCGGTTGACGATCACCAGCCCGCGCAAGCCCGCGTCGGCGGCCAGCACGTTCGCGCCGCCGCCCAGCACCAGCCACGGCAGATTCGCTGCCTGCGCGATCCGCACCGCGTCCACGAGGTCGGCCCGGCTGCGTACCGCGACCAGCCAGTCCGCCGGACCGCCCAGCCGTGCGACGGTGTAGCGCGCCAATGGCTCATCGCGCCGCAGCGCGTCCCCGAACCGCGCCTGCAAGGCTGCACCCGGATCGCTCAACGCAGCGCCTCCCCGCTGCCCGCCGCCAGCGTCGCCAGCAGCCGCCGCCCGATCTCCGGCGCGTCACCCGCAGAGAGGATCAGCACCACGTCACCGGGCTGCACCTCGCGCGCCAGCGTCTCCGCCGTCGCGCCAAACGCGCCCGTGTAGCGCGCGTCGGGGTGATCGGTGCGCCGGATCAGGTCGGCCATGCCGCGCGCGTCCAGGCCGGGCGATACCTGCTCGCGCACGGAATACACGTCCGTGACCAGCACGTGATCGGCGCGGCTGAAGCACCACGTAAAATCGGTCGCCAGCGCACGCAATCGCCCATAGGTGTGCGGCTGCCACACCGCCCACAGGTCGCGCACGCCGGGCCTCTGGCGGTGCGCTTCGAGCGTGACGCGGATCGCGGTTGGGTGGTGCGCGTAGTCGCTGATCACGGTCACGCCGCCCGCCTGCCCCATCGCCTCGCCGCGCCGCCGCGTGCCCTGGAAGCTGGCAAATGCCGCCGCGATCGTCTCGAACGGCACGCCCAGGTGGCTGGCGACCGCCACGACCGCCAGCGCGTTCTGCACGTTGTGCTGGCCGTCCAGCGCCAAATGCACGTTACCTACCACCGAGCCGAACTGCCCGCCGCGCCGCACGTTGAAGCGCATGCCGCCCGCCGGGTCCGGATCGACCTCAGTCGCGGTCCAGTCGCCGGAAGCCGTGCCGGTCCCGTAGCTGCTCACCGGACCGCCCGTACGCCAGCGCTCCTTGCCCAGCGCAAAGGCCGGTTCGTCGTCCGCGCAGACCACCAGCAGACCGTCTTGCGGCAGCAGGTGCACGAACGCCTCGAACGCGGCGGCCATCTCGCCCCAGGTCGGGTAGCAGTCGGGATGATCGTGCTCGACGTTGGTCACCACTGCGATCTTGGGCCGCAAGCCGAGGAACATGCGGTCGTACTCATCGGCCTCGATCACGAACTCCGGCCCGGCCCCGACGCCCGCGTTGGTCCCGGTGTTCTGCATCACGCCGCCGACGATATACGTCGGGTCGCGGCCCGCCTCGATCAGCGTGTGGGCCAGCAGCGCGGTGGTGGTCGTCTTGCCGTGCGTGCCCGCCACGGCGATCCCGACGCGGTCGGCCATCAGCGCGCCGAGCAGGTCGCGCCGCCGCAGCACCGGGAGGCCCTGCGCGCGCGCCTCCGCCGCTTCGGGATTGCTGTCCGGCACGGCGGACGAGATCGCCACCACGTCCGCGCCACGCACGTTGTCCGCCGCGTGGCCTTCGTAAACCGTCACGCCGCTGGCAGCCAGCTCACGCGTGAGGTCATTGGTATGCAGATCCGATCCGCTGACGACGTAGCCCTGCTGGAGCAGCACGCGCGCGATGGCGGACATGCCAAACCCGCCGATGCCGATGATATGAATATGCTGGCCGGAATGTAGCATAACAGACGCTTTCTCAAGGTCCACGATGAATCGAGATCACAAAGGAGGAAAAGGCGTTCGGCTGCCGCTAGATGATGGCGACGATCACGAAGATGAACAGCCCGATCATCAGCAGCGAGAGCACGTTGCCGTCGCCGCTCAGCATCCAGCTCAGCGGCAGCGCGCTGACCATGCTGGCGCTGGCCGATCCGGGTACTACGGGCAGGATGTTGGGACTCAGCGGATATTCGAGGTTGTCCATGTACCACCACAGCGAGCCAAAAAGCAGATAGCCGTTCAGCCCGCCGATCAGCGCACCCAGGATGTTTTCCTGAATGCCCTCACGCGCAGCGCGTGCCCCGCGCGCGAACCGCTCCGGCGGCGTCTGATAGGCGAACACGGCGAGCAGCACCAGGATCGCGGCCTGCAGATAAAACTTGGCCTGCTGCTGGCCATTGGTCAGCGGATCGATGATGATCGTCTCGAACTGGCGCAGCGCGAACAGCGCCAGCACGATCCCGGCGGTGGCGATCAGCTCTTTGGTCCAGCCGCGCATGAACCCGATCACTGCAAACAGCCCGATCATGAACCATAAGGAACTGGAAAGTTGTATCATCGGCCTCGCCCTGGGTTGTGAACGACCGCGCCCCGCGCCACCCCGACAACCGGCTCATTGCGCAGACAGCGACCAGCGACACAGCTATGTCTTGTAGTACTGTACGCGCTTTATTGTAGAACGTGTGCGCCAATCGTCAAAGTCGGCTTAACATACCTATGATCGCGCCGTGTCGAGCACAAGCTGCGCAATGGCTTCCGCGCCGTCCGAGCGCTTGAGCGCGGCCATCGCATCGCGCATGGCCGCCAGCCGCGCCGGGTCCGCGAACAGATCGCGCAGCAGCGGCAGCAGGTCGTCGGCCAGCCGCTCGTCTTCCAGCCGGATGCCCGCCCCTTGCCCCGCCAGATAATCCGCGTTCACCTTCTGGTAGCGCCACGCGTACGGGTACGGCACCAGGATCGCGGGCAGCGCGTGCTGCGGATATTCGGCCAGCGACGAGGCTCCCGCCCGGCTGACGACCAGATCCGCCGCCGCGAACGCATACCCGATATCGGCGCGGTACGGGAAAATCTGGTAAAACGCGCGCTGCGTCGAGTCTAACGTCGCGTGGCGCGCCTCGACCTGCGGCCAGTCGAGCTTGCCCGTGATGTGCAGGATCTGCACGCCGCTCGCCAGCAGCGCGGGCGCAATCGCGCCGATGGCCGTGTTCAGGCTGCGCGCGCCCCGGCTGCCGCCAAACACCAGCAGCGTGCGCCGTTGGGGGTCCAGGCTGAACAGGTGCAGGCCCTCTTCGCGCGTGGCCTCCAGCAGCGCCGGGCGCAGCGGGTAGCCCGTCACGACCACGCGCTTGCCGGGGAAGTAGGCCGCCGTGTCGGGCACAGTCGCCGCGATGACGCGCGCCAAACGTCCCAATACCTTCAGCGCCAGCCCCGGCTCGATGTCCGGCACGTAGATCACGATCGGGCGGCGCAGCAGCCAGCCCGCCGCCGCGACGGGAAAGCCCACCCAACCGCCGGTCAGGAACAGCGCCTGGGGCCGCGTGCGCAGCAGCACCATCAGCGCTTGCAGCACGCCGATCACCAGCTTGAGCGCGCTGCTGATCTTTTGCATCAGCGGGACGCCGTGCAGCGGCCCGGCCAGCACGTCGTCATAGCCGTCGAAATGCACGTCGGCTTGGGTGACCAGATCGCGCACGACGTCGCCACGCGCGCCGACAAATGTCAGTGTGCCTTCAGGATCGAGCTTACGAAGCGCCCCGGCGACCGCTAACGCGGGGTATATTCCGCCCCCGGTTCCCCCGGCTGAAATCAAGATCCTCACGCGAGTCTCTCCATTCTTCGTCGGTCCGTCCCACCGGCGGCGTCTGGCGGCGCTTGGGCACCGCCTGTTTGGCGGCGGCCCGCGAAACGTTAAGGACCAGCCCGATGCCCGCCATCGCCGCGACGAGGCTCGACCCGCCGTAACTGATGAACGGCAGCGGCACGCCGGTCGGCGGCACGAGCGCGGTCATCACCGCGATGTTCAGCAGCGCGTCGTACGCGATCCAGCACGTCACACCCGCTGCCAGCAGCCCGCCGAACGTGTCCGGCGCGTAGCGCGCGATGGTAAAGCCGCGATAGATCAGCAGCACGAACAGCGCGATCACAAAAAACGAGCCAATCAGCCCCGTCTCCTCGCCGATCACGGCGAAGATGCTGTCCGTGTGTGGGAATGGCAGGTTGTTGGCAAACTTCTGGCGTCCCTCGCCCAGCCCGACCCCCGTCAGGCCGCCGTTGAGGAACGCCGCCACCGCCTGCTGTACGTGCGAGCTGGCCTGTGTCAGGTCGCTGACGGCGTCGAGGTGGGCGTTGATACGCTGGCTGGCGTAGTCGAGGTGCGTGATGAGCTGCCAACCCACGAGACCCATCGCCCCACCGATCACACCGAGCTGGATCCAGTCCGCCCCCGCGATGAAGAACATGCTGAGCGCGGTTGCCAGGATGCTCGCCGCCGTGCTGAGGTCCGGCTGGAGCACGATCAAAAACGCGACCGTGCCGACCAGCACGCTGAACGGCAGCAGGCCGTACGTGATCTGTTTGATCTTCGAGCGCTTGGAAGCCAGCCACGCCGCCATGTAGATCACCACGGTGAACTTGGCGATCTCACCGGGCTGGATCGAGCCGCGAATCAGTGAGCGCTGCGCCTCAAAGCGCGTATCGCCGAAGCGCAACACGGCGATCAGCAGCAGGATCACGCCGAACATCATCCACACCGAAATGCGCCGCCAGAAGTGGTAATCCAGCCGCGCCAGGAAAATCAGCGCCACGAGGCCGATCGCCATCGAGCGTACCTGGCGGATGAAGAAGTACGTCGTCTCGTCCGGGTTGCCCGTCACCTGATAGCTGACGTCGATTGAGGCGCTGTAGACCATGATCAGGCCGACGGCGCACAGTACGCCGACCACCAGCATCAGGTACAGGTCGAACCCGGCGGCGAACAGACGTCGCCGGTCCGCGACCCGCTGCGGATCGATGGGCGGCGCGGGTGGCTGGCGCGGCGGCTTTTTGAAGGCGTCCGAATAGTTAAAGTCGCCCTCGTCATCGTCGATGTACTGCGGCAGTGTGGGATCAGACATGACTAAGCTTCTTGTCCCCATTCCGACCGATGCAGGCAATTGTAGCGCAGAAGCTCACCACTTGCTGCGCCGGGAGGGTGGCGACTCGTCGGGCGGGTCCAGCCGGTAGCGACGCAGCACGGCCATCATGACCGCGATCCACGCGATCAGCACGACGGAGCGCACGGTGACGCTCCACGGCAGCGCCAGGGTGATCACGACCACGAGGCCGGTCAGCACCAGCATCACGGTGATGATGCGGCGCGCTTCGGTTTCGGGCGGACGAGACGGCATACGCGTCCCTACTCGATAGGCCGGACGGTGAAATTCTCGAACGTCACGCTGAAGCCGTCCCCGTCCGGCGAGCAGCACATTGGCCCCACCTGGACCGTGCCGCCTTCCGGCAGGTACGCGAGACGCAGCATAATATAGTCCGCGCCGCCGAGCGAGTAATGCACCTCGACCGCGTCACCGCTGCGTTTCACGCGCAGCCAGATCGCGGACGGGCTGCCCGCCAACGGCACGACCGACCAGTCCGAGTGTTCATTCGTGGCGACGGCGCTGGCGTGCTGCACGCCCTCCACGAACTCGATGCCGCACTTCAGCCAATGCGATTCATCCTGGCGGATCATCAGCCCGGCCTGATCGTAGAGGTCGTGGTACTGCCCGGCGACCTTCACCTCCGCCACGAAGTTCCCGCTGACGGTCTCGCCGTAGACGTGGCCGTTGTCGCGCACGAAGCCGTAGTGCGTCTTACGCCAGAAGTCGGTTTTCGGCCCGGTGGTGACGGTCAGCGTGCCGTTTTCCTCGGACCAGTGGGGCGGTTCGTTGAACCAGTGCATGGTTTTGAATCCTTTTCAATGGAAAAACACAAGCAACTCTATATGAAAGTTACCACTGGATAACCTGAAGCTGCTCGACATGTCCAAAGTGTGCGTCGCGTGTAACCAGGCGGAGGTTATGTTGCCGAGCAATCGCAGCAATCCATATATCATTTTCGGGAATGGGGCGTCCTTTGGACTTCAGGCTCGTTTTAATCTGGCCGTAGTGATGCGCCGTTTCGGAATCACAGCTCAAAACCACGTTAGCCGCGACAAGTTCCCGCACTCGCGCCACTTCTGCTCCGTCTGCCGAGAATTTTGCGCGCCGTAGTACAGCTCGCCGATCACGATACTCGTCAGAAAAACTTCGGCTGATTCAAGGATCTGCTGAAGGCCAGTATCGGAAGCGAAAAGCGCAATCACAGCATTCGTATCCAGCAGCAGCCTACCATTCAGCGGGATCGATGCGCTCACAATCCTCGATTGCCTCCTGCATGGCAGCAAGATCCTCCGGTTCGATCGTCCCTGCAAAACGACGCAAACTCGCGCCCGAAACGCCTTGCGGTTCGGTCAGATTTAGGATGAAGTTCAGCACTTGACGCTGCTGTTCGGCGTCCAGCCTTTTGACACGCTCGCTGATTTCTCGCTGAACCGACGATGCAACCATAACGCCACCTCCCATACCATCGTTTGTGCCGCGCTGTAGCTTGCCCCTACCTTTCCCCCGCCAGCCCATGCACCAGATCGCGGAAGTGCTGGCCGCGCGCGGCGAAGTCCACGTACTGGTCGTACGACGTGCCGCCGGGACTGAGCAGCACCACGTCGCCCGGCTGTGCGAGCGTCTGCGCCAGCGGCACAGCCTCGTCCAGCGTCGTCACCAGCTCGATCCGCTCCAGGCACGCGCCGGACGTCTGCGCCTGTGCGCGCCGCATATGCTCGACCACCTGCGGACCAAATTCCCCGAACGCGATCACCGCGCGGCAGCGTTGGGCTGCCAGCGCTGCCATTTCCGCCCAGGGCAAACGCTTGTCGCGCCCGCCCGCCAGCAGCACGACCGGCTCGGTATAGCTGCGCAGCGCCGCGCTGACCCGCTCCGGCGCGGTGGCGATGCTGTCGTTGATCCACGTCACGCCGTCGAGCGTGGCGACCAGCTCCTGCCG contains:
- a CDS encoding CvpA family protein → MIQLSSSLWFMIGLFAVIGFMRGWTKELIATAGIVLALFALRQFETIIIDPLTNGQQQAKFYLQAAILVLLAVFAYQTPPERFARGARAAREGIQENILGALIGGLNGYLLFGSLWWYMDNLEYPLSPNILPVVPGSASASMVSALPLSWMLSGDGNVLSLLMIGLFIFVIVAII
- a CDS encoding UDP-N-acetylglucosamine--N-acetylmuramyl-(pentapeptide) pyrophosphoryl-undecaprenol N-acetylglucosamine transferase, translating into MRILISAGGTGGGIYPALAVAGALRKLDPEGTLTFVGARGDVVRDLVTQADVHFDGYDDVLAGPLHGVPLMQKISSALKLVIGVLQALMVLLRTRPQALFLTGGWVGFPVAAAGWLLRRPIVIYVPDIEPGLALKVLGRLARVIAATVPDTAAYFPGKRVVVTGYPLRPALLEATREEGLHLFSLDPQRRTLLVFGGSRGARSLNTAIGAIAPALLASGVQILHITGKLDWPQVEARHATLDSTQRAFYQIFPYRADIGYAFAAADLVVSRAGASSLAEYPQHALPAILVPYPYAWRYQKVNADYLAGQGAGIRLEDERLADDLLPLLRDLFADPARLAAMRDAMAALKRSDGAEAIAQLVLDTARS
- a CDS encoding FtsW/RodA/SpoVE family cell cycle protein, with amino-acid sequence MSDPTLPQYIDDDEGDFNYSDAFKKPPRQPPAPPIDPQRVADRRRLFAAGFDLYLMLVVGVLCAVGLIMVYSASIDVSYQVTGNPDETTYFFIRQVRSMAIGLVALIFLARLDYHFWRRISVWMMFGVILLLIAVLRFGDTRFEAQRSLIRGSIQPGEIAKFTVVIYMAAWLASKRSKIKQITYGLLPFSVLVGTVAFLIVLQPDLSTAASILATALSMFFIAGADWIQLGVIGGAMGLVGWQLITHLDYASQRINAHLDAVSDLTQASSHVQQAVAAFLNGGLTGVGLGEGRQKFANNLPFPHTDSIFAVIGEETGLIGSFFVIALFVLLIYRGFTIARYAPDTFGGLLAAGVTCWIAYDALLNIAVMTALVPPTGVPLPFISYGGSSLVAAMAGIGLVLNVSRAAAKQAVPKRRQTPPVGRTDEEWRDSREDLDFSRGNRGRNIPRVSGRRGAS
- a CDS encoding DUF1349 domain-containing protein yields the protein MHWFNEPPHWSEENGTLTVTTGPKTDFWRKTHYGFVRDNGHVYGETVSGNFVAEVKVAGQYHDLYDQAGLMIRQDESHWLKCGIEFVEGVQHASAVATNEHSDWSVVPLAGSPSAIWLRVKRSGDAVEVHYSLGGADYIMLRLAYLPEGGTVQVGPMCCSPDGDGFSVTFENFTVRPIE